One window of Hippoglossus stenolepis isolate QCI-W04-F060 chromosome 1, HSTE1.2, whole genome shotgun sequence genomic DNA carries:
- the larp6a gene encoding la-related protein 6a has product MHALVNAFMRCLAFLLPPSRLCVGSCLWAGNECEDTLLPRPNPRARLKSRKPLTFEEVAAVAAAAVVEEEEEEEEEEEAQRGGSSPSVSPGPGCVSPAATSPAVPQGPPPGRIWIGGLWRAVERVFGTPWVLLRHYWCPKKKRRPALRTAHPARAFDSSQIRSVQAGAAAAAAAAAAATAEGGEQGAGGSTPAHSGTMSGSVDIPGPNPAACASDASAERGFDEVITVDQHTQEMGTVTITVAIQAAEDEEPEVSSSIIDFLGGSCSEDEIGRYDKSSGAGTSGGELEEDSWQPPDPDLIQKLVAQIEYYLSDENLEHDAFLLKHVRRNKLGFVSVKLLTSFKKVKHLTRDWRTTAYALRHSKILELNDEGRKVRRKSAVPVFASESLPSRMLLLSDLQQWPELATLAKDNGGNEGGATQQEQLMKLLLKAFGTYGTIASVRVLKPGKDLPADLKRLSGRYTQLGSEECAIVEFEEVEAAVKANEAVGSDDGGANLLGLKVVLIGTKPPKKKVPKERPREEGGMRKSRSLNSRIRELQYHGDDSACSSSDTESNPTSPRLARKSQSCNKLSPTTASISFQNNHLSPGISPRNSPWSSPRGSPCPQRKSPHSHKSPLASEGRLSPEAGRRWADYSSDSSLTPSGSPWVQRRKQVASQESSPVGSPMLGRKMQNADGLPPGVMRLPRGPDGTRGFHCVTIGERGKTAATQT; this is encoded by the exons ATGCACGCCTTGGTGAACGCCTTCATGCGCTGCCTGGccttcctcctgcctccctctcgGCTTTGTGTCGGCTCCTGCCTGTGGGCTGGGAATGAGTGCGAAGACACGCTGCTGCCGCGGCCCAATCCCAGAGCTCGTCTCAAAAGCAGAAAGCCTCTTACATTTGAGGAagtagcagcagtggcagcagcggcggtggtggaggaggaggaagaagaggaggaggaggaagaggcacaGCGCGGAGGCTCCAGCCCGTCCGTCTCGCCAGGTCCAGGCTGCGTCTCGCCGGCTGCCACAAGCCCCGCTGTTCCTCAGGGCCCTCCACCGGGTCGGATCTGGATCGGGGGTCTCTGGCGAGCCGTGGAGCGCGTCTTCGGAACCCCCTGGGTGCTTCTCCGCCATTACTGGTGCCCGAAGAAGAAGCGTCGACCGGCTTTACGCACCGCGCATCCTGCCCGCGCCTTCGACTCGAGCCAGATAAGAAGCGTCCAGGCaggcgctgctgctgccgccgccgccgccgctgctgctaccgccgagggaggagagcagggagcGGGCGGGAGCACCCCGGCTCATTCGGGGACCATGAGCGGGTCTGTGGACATCCCCGGTCCGAACCCGGCGGCGTGCGCCTCGGATGCGTCAGCGGAGCGCGGCTTCGATGAGGTAATCACCGTGGATCAGCACACGCAGGAGATGGGGACGGTGACGATCACGGTGGCCATTCAGGCGGCGGAGGACGAGGAGCCCGAGGTGTCGTCCAGCATCATCGACTTCCTCGGGGGAAGCTGCAGCGAGGACGAAATCGGAAGATATGACAAATCCAG CGGGGCTGGCACCAGTGgaggggagctggaggaggacagcTGGCAGCCCCCGGATCCAGATCTCATCCAGAAGCTGGTCGCTCAGATTGAGTACTACCTGTCCGACGAGAACCTGGAGCACGATGCCTTCCTGCTCAAACACGTCAGACGtaacaaactgggatttgtcaGCGTCAAGTTGCTCACATCATTCAAAAAG GTGAAACACTTGACTCGTGACTGGAGAACAACTGCTTATGCTCTGAGACACTCAAAGATACTTGAGCTGAATGATGAGGGCCGTAAGGTGCGGCGTAAATCCGCAGTGCCGGTCTTTGCCAGCGAGTCGCTGCCTAGCCGCATGCTGCTGTTAAGTGATTTGCAGCAGTGGCCAGAGCTGGCTACTCTCGCGAAGGATAATGGAGGGAACGAGGGAGGAGCGAcccagcaggagcagctgatgaaGCTGTTGCTGAAGGCTTTTGGAACATACGGCACCATTGCTTCTGTCAGAGTCCTTAAGCCTGGGAAGGACCTGCCGGCTGACCTGAAGAGGCTGAGCGGCCGCTACACTCAGCTGGGCTCTGAGGAGTGTGCCATCGTGGAGtttgaggaggtggaggctgcTGTTAAAGCCAATGAAGCTGTGGGGAGCGACGATGGTGGGGCCAATTTGCTAGGATTGAAAGTGGTCTTGATTGGCACCAAGCCGCCCAAGAAGAAGGTACCCAAAGAACGACCacgtgaggagggagggatgcgCAAGAGTCGCTCGCTCAACAGCAGAATACGGGAGCTTCAGTACCACGGGGACGACTCcgcctgcagctcttcagaTACTGAGAGCAACCCTACATCCCCAAGGCTTGCCAGGAAGTCCCAGTCCTGCAACAAGCTCAGCCCGACCACTGCCAGTATCAGCTTCCAGAACAATCACCTGAGTCCTGGAATCTCCCCGCGTAACAGTCCGTGGTCCAGCCCCCGCGGCAGCCCCTGTCCCCAGCGCAAATCCCCACATTCCCACAAGTCTCCCCTGGCCAGTGAGGGCAGACTGAGCCCTGAAGCCGGGCGTCGCTGGGCAGACTACTCCTCAGACAGTAGCCTCACCCCTTCAGGGAGCCCATGGGTTCAGCGGCGCAAGCAGGTGGCATCTCAGGAGAGCAGCCCGGTCGGAAGCCCGATGCTGGGTCGAAAGATGCAGAACGCTGACGGCCTACCACCAGGTGTAATGAGGCTGCCCAGGGGTCCCGATGGAACCCGCGGCTTTCACTGTGTCACTATTGGCGAGAGGGGAAAGACTGCTGCTACTCAGACTTGA
- the tm2d3 gene encoding TM2 domain-containing protein 3 isoform X1 — MATICQTWRPDRGRCFKTCGIMTLLVMDLVLQCVNGYLSSPHVGQEPPYTRDAQHGPVITSPVVPAASSVSPSDEENYTSNCPSGGLCSRLPADCIQCNYQYNCTYGKPASFTCKPKKGIHCIGESGQQQTNFSLSIICQFCWQLDPSQYRCSNSTNCMTVSCPRKRYNATCDVLDHVHCLGKRHFLKRLFCDWTGGYKWSTALALSITLGGFGADRFYLGQWREGLGKLFSFGGLGIWTLIDVLLIGVGYVGPADGSLYI; from the exons ATGGCTACGATCTGTCAAACATGGAGACCGGACCGAGGACGCTGCTTCAAAACCTGCGGGATTATGACTCTGTTGGTCATGGACCTGGTCTTACAGTGTGTTAACG GATACCTGAGCTCCCCTCATGTTGGCCAGGAGCCCCCTTACACCAGAGATGCCCAGCATGGACCTGTCATCACCAGCCCAGTGGTCCCTGCTGCATCTTCAG TGTCTCCTTCGGATGAAGAGAACTACACTTCCAACTGTCCAAGTGGGGGTTTGTGTAGTCGCCTGCCAGCTGATTGCATTCAGTGCAATTACCAATACAACTGCACCTACGGGAAACCAGCTTCCTTCACTTGTAAACCCAAGAAAGGGATTCACTGTATA GGAGAGTCAGGACAGCAGCAAACCAACTTCTCCCTCTCCATCATCTGTCAGTTCTGCTGGCAGCTGGATCCGTCCCAGTATCGCTGCTCAAACTCCACCAACTGTATGACAGTGTCCTGCCCACGCAAGCGCTACAACGCCACGTGTGACGTGTTAGACCACGTACATTGTTTAG GTAAAAGGCATTTCCTGAAACGTTTATTTTGTGACTGGACTGGAGGATATAAATGGTCCACAGCCTTAGCACTCAG CATCACCCTTGGTGGTTTTGGGGCAGACCGATTTTATCTGGGCCAGTGGAGAGAGGGTCTGGGCAAACTGTTCAGCTTCGGAGGCCTGGGTATTTGGACTTTGATCGATGTTCTTCTGATTGGGGTTGGTTATGTAGGACCCGCTGACGGTTCTCTCTACATCTGA
- the tm2d3 gene encoding TM2 domain-containing protein 3 isoform X2 translates to MATICQTWRPDRGRCFKTCGIMTLLVMDLVLQCVNVSPSDEENYTSNCPSGGLCSRLPADCIQCNYQYNCTYGKPASFTCKPKKGIHCIGESGQQQTNFSLSIICQFCWQLDPSQYRCSNSTNCMTVSCPRKRYNATCDVLDHVHCLGKRHFLKRLFCDWTGGYKWSTALALSITLGGFGADRFYLGQWREGLGKLFSFGGLGIWTLIDVLLIGVGYVGPADGSLYI, encoded by the exons ATGGCTACGATCTGTCAAACATGGAGACCGGACCGAGGACGCTGCTTCAAAACCTGCGGGATTATGACTCTGTTGGTCATGGACCTGGTCTTACAGTGTGTTAACG TGTCTCCTTCGGATGAAGAGAACTACACTTCCAACTGTCCAAGTGGGGGTTTGTGTAGTCGCCTGCCAGCTGATTGCATTCAGTGCAATTACCAATACAACTGCACCTACGGGAAACCAGCTTCCTTCACTTGTAAACCCAAGAAAGGGATTCACTGTATA GGAGAGTCAGGACAGCAGCAAACCAACTTCTCCCTCTCCATCATCTGTCAGTTCTGCTGGCAGCTGGATCCGTCCCAGTATCGCTGCTCAAACTCCACCAACTGTATGACAGTGTCCTGCCCACGCAAGCGCTACAACGCCACGTGTGACGTGTTAGACCACGTACATTGTTTAG GTAAAAGGCATTTCCTGAAACGTTTATTTTGTGACTGGACTGGAGGATATAAATGGTCCACAGCCTTAGCACTCAG CATCACCCTTGGTGGTTTTGGGGCAGACCGATTTTATCTGGGCCAGTGGAGAGAGGGTCTGGGCAAACTGTTCAGCTTCGGAGGCCTGGGTATTTGGACTTTGATCGATGTTCTTCTGATTGGGGTTGGTTATGTAGGACCCGCTGACGGTTCTCTCTACATCTGA